One part of the Tenacibaculum sp. 190130A14a genome encodes these proteins:
- a CDS encoding mechanosensitive ion channel family protein, protein MEKYWNKIQDLLVEYTPKVLTALAILIVGLFIIKFIVKAAKRIMKRQNVDITLQKFLADLLSWALKALLFVTVVSKLGVATTSFAAIIGAAGLAIGLALQGSLSNFAGGALIMIFKPFKVGDLIEAQGITGAVKEIQIFTTHLNTPGNKLAIIPNGALSNGNIINYTAEGKLRVDLTFGVSYDADIKQTKEILMEVLTSNSKVLQDPAPSVNVSELADSSVNFAVRPWVNTADYWDVYFGTTENVKIALDKAGIEIPYPHSVEIQKEG, encoded by the coding sequence ATGGAAAAGTATTGGAATAAAATTCAAGACTTATTAGTAGAGTACACACCTAAAGTGCTAACCGCTTTGGCTATTTTAATTGTAGGTTTATTTATAATTAAATTTATTGTTAAAGCAGCTAAAAGAATAATGAAAAGGCAAAACGTAGATATTACGTTACAAAAGTTTTTAGCAGATTTATTAAGCTGGGCTTTAAAGGCTTTATTATTTGTTACTGTAGTTTCTAAGCTTGGTGTTGCCACAACTTCTTTTGCTGCGATTATTGGTGCTGCTGGTTTAGCTATTGGTTTAGCTTTACAGGGTTCGTTATCTAATTTTGCAGGAGGAGCACTAATTATGATTTTTAAACCTTTTAAAGTTGGCGATTTAATCGAAGCTCAAGGAATTACCGGGGCTGTTAAAGAAATTCAAATTTTTACGACCCATTTAAATACTCCTGGAAACAAATTAGCTATTATTCCTAACGGAGCTTTATCTAATGGGAATATTATTAATTATACCGCTGAAGGTAAGCTACGTGTTGATTTAACTTTCGGAGTATCTTATGACGCGGACATTAAACAAACCAAAGAAATTTTAATGGAAGTTTTAACTTCTAACTCAAAAGTATTACAAGACCCTGCTCCTTCTGTTAATGTATCTGAATTGGCAGATAGCTCGGTTAATTTTGCCGTACGTCCTTGGGTAAACACAGCTGATTACTGGGATGTATACTTTGGTACTACTGAAAATGTAAAAATAGCTCTAGATAAGGCAGGAATTGAAATTCCTTATCCACATTCGGTGGAGATACAAAAAGAAGGTTAA
- a CDS encoding DUF1304 domain-containing protein translates to MNTLQYILIGLVALIHIYIVILEMVLWTKPKGIKTFGLKSKEFAEETKTLAANQGLYNGFLAAGLIWAMISQKTDVAIFFLCCVFVAGIYGAYSTKKPRIFFVQSIPALLGLVFLLF, encoded by the coding sequence ATGAATACATTACAATACATTTTAATTGGATTAGTTGCTCTAATTCATATTTACATCGTTATTTTAGAAATGGTTCTTTGGACCAAACCCAAAGGAATTAAAACTTTCGGTTTAAAAAGTAAGGAATTTGCGGAAGAAACTAAAACTTTGGCAGCCAATCAAGGATTGTATAATGGTTTTCTAGCCGCTGGGTTAATTTGGGCTATGATAAGTCAAAAAACTGACGTAGCTATCTTTTTCCTATGCTGTGTGTTTGTAGCTGGTATCTACGGAGCCTATTCTACAAAAAAACCAAGAATTTTCTTTGTACAATCGATACCTGCATTACTAGGTTTAGTATTTTTGCTTTTCTAA
- a CDS encoding dodecin family protein, translating into MAVMKVIEILANSEKSWEDATKKAIKQASKSVKNIKSAFVQSQSVVVNDDEVSEFRVNLKVTFEVK; encoded by the coding sequence ATGGCAGTAATGAAAGTTATTGAGATTTTAGCAAACTCAGAAAAAAGTTGGGAAGACGCAACTAAAAAAGCTATTAAGCAAGCTTCGAAGTCGGTTAAAAACATCAAATCTGCTTTTGTACAATCGCAGAGTGTTGTAGTTAACGATGATGAGGTAAGCGAATTCAGAGTAAACCTTAAGGTTACTTTTGAAGTAAAGTAA
- a CDS encoding nicotinic acid mononucleotide adenyltransferase, giving the protein MKKIVVIACMLSAALMQAQEITPKYEKAGDMVKVTSYYENGKVKEQGFFKNKKLEGTWVTYDNEGNKTAIAHYDQGKKVGKWFLWHKDGLKEVNYENNAVASVQHWKESTNIAIK; this is encoded by the coding sequence ATGAAAAAAATAGTTGTAATAGCATGTATGTTGTCGGCTGCTTTAATGCAAGCTCAAGAAATAACGCCTAAATATGAAAAGGCAGGAGATATGGTAAAAGTAACTTCTTACTATGAAAATGGTAAAGTTAAAGAACAAGGTTTCTTTAAGAATAAGAAGTTAGAAGGTACTTGGGTTACTTACGATAACGAAGGAAACAAAACGGCTATTGCACACTATGATCAAGGTAAGAAAGTAGGAAAATGGTTCTTATGGCATAAAGATGGTTTGAAAGAAGTGAATTATGAAAATAATGCCGTAGCCAGCGTTCAACACTGGAAAGAGTCTACTAATATTGCAATAAAATAA
- a CDS encoding ribonuclease H family protein, with product MAKKKKYYVVWKGKKTGVFSTWETCKKQIDGFQGAQYKAFSSKDEAEIALKKKYEDYKGKDTKKPTLSASEKAKYGTPLLDTISVDAACSGNPGLMEYRGVFTKSKKEIFKMGPFKNGTNNIGEFLALVHGIALLKSKKMETTPIYSDSKIAMSWVKKKQCRTNIVFDSSNKEILDLIKRAETWLQNNTYKNPLIKWETKAWGEIPADFGRK from the coding sequence ATGGCTAAAAAAAAGAAATACTATGTAGTTTGGAAAGGAAAAAAAACCGGTGTTTTTTCTACTTGGGAAACTTGCAAAAAACAAATTGACGGCTTTCAAGGAGCACAATACAAAGCTTTTTCTAGTAAAGATGAAGCAGAGATTGCTTTGAAAAAAAAATATGAAGACTATAAAGGAAAGGATACTAAAAAGCCCACACTTTCTGCTTCTGAAAAAGCCAAATATGGCACTCCTCTATTAGATACCATTTCTGTTGACGCTGCATGCTCAGGAAACCCTGGACTTATGGAGTACAGAGGTGTATTTACTAAATCTAAAAAAGAAATCTTTAAAATGGGCCCTTTTAAAAATGGCACCAATAATATTGGAGAATTTTTAGCTTTAGTGCACGGAATTGCTTTGTTAAAGAGTAAAAAAATGGAAACTACTCCTATCTATTCAGATTCTAAAATTGCAATGAGTTGGGTTAAAAAAAAGCAATGCAGAACTAATATTGTTTTCGATAGCTCAAATAAAGAAATACTAGATTTAATAAAAAGAGCCGAAACTTGGCTTCAAAACAATACTTATAAGAATCCTCTTATAAAATGGGAAACCAAAGCTTGGGGAGAGATTCCCGCAGATTTTGGAAGAAAATAA
- a CDS encoding phosphoribosylglycinamide formyltransferase, whose product MKRIVIFASGSGSNAENIINYFNSSKIATVTHVLSNNEHAKVFERCERLNIEASLFDKENFTKEDTVLNFLHVEADFIVLAGFLWRIPSKIVEAFPDKIINIHPALLPKFGGKGMYGMHVHKAVKEQNEPETGITIHYVNENYDEGAIIFQASTTLSENDTPETIAAKVHELEYKHFPKVIEEVIIKHG is encoded by the coding sequence ATGAAACGCATTGTAATTTTTGCTTCTGGATCCGGAAGCAATGCCGAAAATATCATCAATTATTTCAATTCTTCTAAGATTGCTACTGTTACTCATGTGCTGTCTAACAATGAGCATGCCAAAGTTTTTGAGCGATGTGAACGCTTAAATATAGAGGCTTCACTTTTTGATAAAGAGAACTTTACCAAAGAAGATACTGTATTAAATTTCTTACATGTTGAGGCCGATTTTATTGTTTTGGCAGGCTTTTTATGGAGAATTCCTTCAAAAATTGTTGAGGCGTTCCCTGACAAAATAATCAATATTCATCCTGCCTTACTGCCAAAATTTGGAGGAAAAGGCATGTACGGTATGCATGTTCATAAAGCTGTAAAAGAACAAAACGAGCCTGAAACTGGGATTACTATTCATTATGTAAATGAAAATTATGATGAAGGAGCCATCATTTTTCAAGCTTCTACTACTCTTTCAGAAAATGACACTCCAGAAACCATTGCAGCAAAAGTTCATGAGTTAGAATACAAGCATTTTCCTAAAGTAATTGAAGAAGTAATTATTAAGCATGGCTAA
- a CDS encoding acyl carrier protein, whose translation MSDIASRVKAIIVDKLGVDDNEVTTEASFTNDLGADSLDTVELIMEFEKEFDIQIPDDQAENIATVGQAVNYIEEAKK comes from the coding sequence ATGTCAGACATTGCATCAAGAGTAAAGGCAATTATCGTAGACAAATTAGGAGTAGACGATAACGAAGTAACTACAGAAGCTAGCTTCACAAACGATTTAGGAGCAGATTCTTTAGATACTGTTGAGTTAATCATGGAGTTCGAAAAAGAATTTGATATTCAAATTCCAGATGATCAAGCTGAAAATATCGCTACTGTAGGTCAAGCGGTAAATTATATTGAAGAAGCAAAAAAATAA
- the fabF gene encoding beta-ketoacyl-ACP synthase II, whose product MQLKRVVVTGLGALTPIGNNKEQYWNGLVNGVSGAAPITYFDAAKFKTRFACELKDFNVNDFIHRKESRRMDKFTQYAMVASDEAIADSKLNLDEVNKLRVGVIWGAGIGGLETFQEEVLNYSKGDGTPKFNPFFIPKMIADIAPGNISIKNGFMGPNYTTVSACASSANAMIDALNYIRLGHCDVVVTGGSEAAVTIAGMGGFNAMHALSTNNENPEKASRPFDATRDGFVLGEGAGAIVLEEYEHAKARGAKIYAEVVGGGLSSDAHHMTAPHPEGIGVIAVMKNCLENAGLQPEDVDHINTHGTSTPLGDVAELKAISEVFGDHAKNININSTKSMTGHLLGAAGAIEAIATILAMEHGEVPPTINHATVDENINPELNLTLNKSQKREIKVAISNTFGFGGHNACVAFKKLAE is encoded by the coding sequence ATGCAATTAAAGCGAGTTGTAGTAACTGGACTTGGCGCATTAACGCCAATAGGAAACAATAAAGAACAATATTGGAACGGCTTAGTTAACGGAGTTAGCGGAGCAGCACCTATAACGTATTTTGATGCTGCCAAGTTCAAAACTCGTTTTGCATGTGAGTTGAAAGACTTTAACGTGAATGATTTCATACATAGGAAAGAATCACGTAGAATGGATAAGTTTACACAATATGCAATGGTGGCTTCAGATGAAGCGATTGCAGATTCGAAGTTAAACTTAGACGAAGTAAACAAATTACGCGTAGGTGTAATTTGGGGAGCAGGAATTGGAGGTTTAGAAACTTTCCAAGAAGAGGTATTGAATTATTCAAAAGGAGATGGAACTCCTAAATTCAATCCTTTCTTTATCCCAAAAATGATTGCAGATATTGCTCCAGGAAACATTTCTATTAAAAATGGATTTATGGGGCCAAATTATACAACAGTATCTGCATGTGCATCATCTGCTAATGCAATGATTGATGCATTGAACTACATTCGCTTAGGACACTGTGATGTAGTTGTAACTGGTGGTTCTGAAGCTGCGGTTACAATTGCAGGTATGGGAGGTTTTAATGCAATGCACGCGTTATCTACTAATAACGAAAACCCAGAAAAAGCGTCAAGACCTTTTGATGCTACAAGAGATGGTTTTGTTTTAGGAGAAGGAGCTGGAGCTATTGTATTAGAAGAATACGAACATGCCAAAGCACGTGGAGCTAAGATTTATGCAGAAGTTGTTGGTGGAGGATTATCTTCTGATGCTCACCATATGACTGCACCACATCCAGAAGGAATCGGTGTAATTGCAGTAATGAAGAACTGTTTAGAAAATGCAGGTTTACAACCAGAAGATGTAGATCATATTAATACACATGGTACATCAACTCCATTAGGTGATGTTGCTGAATTAAAAGCGATTTCAGAGGTTTTTGGAGATCATGCGAAGAATATTAATATCAACTCTACAAAATCAATGACAGGGCACTTATTAGGAGCTGCTGGAGCTATTGAAGCTATTGCTACCATTTTAGCAATGGAACATGGAGAAGTTCCTCCTACAATTAACCATGCTACAGTTGATGAGAATATCAATCCAGAGTTAAACTTAACGCTTAATAAATCTCAAAAAAGAGAAATTAAAGTAGCTATCAGTAATACATTTGGTTTTGGAGGGCACAATGCTTGTGTTGCATTTAAAAAATTAGCGGAATAA
- the rnc gene encoding ribonuclease III, producing MNFLRRIVRPQSTDDEDFYYELKELLNFKPIKLSYYKKAFIHRSMKMVDGKGNPINYERLEFLGDAILGSVVSSYLYKQSPDGNEGYLTQMRSKIVSREHLNTLGKDLELIRFVKSNIAKEHISDNIHGNIFEAFIGAIYLDRGYNYCHQFIYEQVILRYVDIERLEGKISSYKGYIIEWCQKNKKKYNFQSYEDTGNQNKKHFSVRISIDGTVMAKGRATSKKKAEEIAAKRVYYAMQNQMKNS from the coding sequence ATGAATTTCCTTCGTAGAATAGTAAGACCACAATCAACAGACGATGAGGATTTTTACTATGAACTAAAGGAATTGCTAAATTTTAAGCCCATAAAGCTTTCTTATTATAAAAAGGCTTTTATACATCGATCAATGAAAATGGTTGATGGTAAAGGGAATCCTATAAATTACGAACGATTAGAGTTTTTAGGAGACGCCATTTTAGGATCTGTGGTATCTTCATATCTCTATAAACAATCACCAGATGGTAATGAAGGGTATTTAACCCAAATGAGATCTAAGATTGTTAGCAGAGAACACTTGAATACTTTAGGGAAAGATTTAGAGCTGATACGCTTTGTAAAAAGTAATATTGCTAAAGAACATATTAGTGATAATATACATGGTAATATATTTGAAGCTTTTATAGGAGCTATTTATTTAGATAGAGGATATAATTATTGTCATCAATTCATTTATGAACAGGTAATTTTACGCTATGTAGATATAGAACGCTTAGAAGGTAAAATTTCGAGTTATAAGGGGTATATCATTGAGTGGTGTCAAAAAAACAAGAAGAAGTATAATTTTCAGTCCTACGAAGATACTGGGAATCAAAATAAAAAGCACTTTAGTGTTCGAATTAGTATAGACGGTACCGTTATGGCAAAAGGAAGAGCAACTTCTAAAAAGAAAGCAGAGGAAATTGCAGCCAAAAGAGTATACTATGCTATGCAAAATCAAATGAAAAATTCCTAA
- a CDS encoding IPExxxVDY family protein, whose translation MQAYSLEINDFWCAEYTLIGIHTPLNDYKLAYKLNQILDIRLIKASYELDFEDNFNKSSYPIFDYLDKELDNSWFLITNVFKEKRKTDGIGLFEESYFKTFLIPEKKKVDYFLKIEGDLDYEFIIKMVDKINQIPQILTSYTIDSETLKSKENLIF comes from the coding sequence ATGCAAGCTTATTCGTTAGAAATCAATGATTTTTGGTGTGCTGAATATACATTAATCGGTATTCACACGCCCTTAAATGACTATAAACTTGCCTATAAGTTAAATCAAATCTTAGATATAAGATTGATTAAAGCCAGTTATGAATTAGACTTCGAAGATAATTTTAATAAGTCTTCGTATCCAATTTTTGATTATTTAGATAAAGAATTAGATAATAGCTGGTTTTTAATAACAAATGTTTTTAAAGAAAAAAGAAAAACAGATGGTATCGGGTTATTTGAAGAAAGTTACTTTAAAACCTTTCTAATACCAGAAAAGAAGAAAGTAGATTACTTTTTAAAAATTGAAGGAGATTTAGATTATGAGTTTATCATAAAAATGGTTGATAAGATTAATCAAATTCCACAAATTTTAACCTCATATACTATAGATTCTGAAACACTAAAATCTAAAGAGAACTTAATTTTTTAA
- the pyk gene encoding pyruvate kinase, translated as MPHNKKTKIVATLGPATNTKEILAEMGAAGVNVFRINFSHADYDVVKERVRQIREINEERGYNVAILADLQGPKLRVGVMEDDVILKDNDTFIFTTEECTGTAEKAYMTYQRFPKDVKVGEKILVDDGKLMFEVVSTDKSKEVITKVLVGGPLKSKKGVNLPNTNISLPALTEKDKKDVVFALEQEVDWIALSFVRTPEDLRMLRDLIKQKSRYRVPVIAKIEKPEAVENIDALIPYCDGLMVARGDLGVEVPMQDVPLIQKSLVQRAKQARLPVIIATQMMETMIENPVPTRAEVNDVANSIMDGADAVMLSGETSVGKHPVKVIKKMTEIIGSVEFSPLIKVPHNPPHIRTNRFITKSVCHHAAQMADDIKAAAISTLTNSGYTAFQISAWRPKSHVIAFTSEKRILGKLNLLWGVRAYFYDRDLSTDDTIDDINEIIREKGFVKSGDFIINLSSMPVEAKGMVNTLRVSSID; from the coding sequence ATGCCACATAACAAAAAGACGAAAATAGTAGCAACATTAGGACCCGCAACAAACACGAAGGAGATTTTAGCTGAAATGGGAGCAGCAGGGGTTAATGTTTTTCGTATTAACTTTTCACATGCAGATTATGATGTTGTAAAGGAACGCGTTCGTCAGATTCGTGAGATAAATGAAGAACGAGGATATAATGTAGCAATTTTAGCTGATTTGCAAGGGCCTAAACTTCGTGTAGGAGTTATGGAAGACGATGTAATATTGAAGGATAATGATACTTTTATATTTACAACTGAAGAGTGCACTGGTACGGCAGAAAAAGCATATATGACCTATCAACGTTTTCCTAAAGATGTAAAGGTAGGAGAGAAAATTTTAGTTGATGATGGAAAACTGATGTTTGAAGTTGTATCAACGGATAAATCAAAAGAAGTAATTACTAAAGTATTAGTAGGAGGGCCGTTAAAATCTAAAAAAGGAGTTAACTTACCAAATACCAATATTTCATTGCCAGCTTTAACTGAAAAGGATAAAAAAGATGTAGTTTTTGCACTAGAACAAGAAGTAGATTGGATTGCTTTATCGTTTGTAAGAACCCCTGAGGATTTACGTATGTTACGTGATCTAATCAAGCAGAAATCACGTTATAGAGTACCGGTAATAGCAAAAATAGAAAAACCAGAAGCAGTTGAGAATATTGACGCACTAATACCATATTGCGACGGTTTAATGGTGGCTCGTGGTGATTTAGGAGTAGAGGTGCCTATGCAAGATGTACCATTGATACAAAAGAGTTTAGTTCAAAGAGCAAAACAAGCAAGACTTCCTGTAATTATTGCTACACAAATGATGGAAACTATGATTGAAAATCCTGTACCTACAAGAGCAGAGGTTAACGATGTAGCGAATTCAATAATGGACGGTGCAGATGCTGTAATGTTATCTGGAGAAACTTCTGTAGGAAAGCATCCAGTGAAGGTAATCAAGAAAATGACTGAGATCATTGGAAGTGTTGAGTTTTCACCATTGATTAAAGTACCGCATAACCCTCCTCACATCAGAACGAATCGATTTATTACAAAATCTGTTTGTCATCATGCAGCTCAAATGGCAGATGATATTAAAGCTGCAGCTATTTCTACATTAACAAATAGTGGATATACAGCGTTTCAAATTTCAGCCTGGAGACCAAAATCGCATGTAATAGCTTTTACCTCTGAAAAAAGAATCTTAGGAAAGTTAAATTTACTTTGGGGAGTAAGAGCATACTTTTATGACCGAGATTTAAGTACAGATGATACTATTGATGATATTAACGAAATTATTAGAGAAAAAGGTTTTGTGAAGTCAGGAGATTTTATAATTAATTTATCTTCTATGCCAGTAGAAGCAAAAGGAATGGTAAACACTTTACGTGTATCTAGTATAGATTAG
- a CDS encoding M20/M25/M40 family metallo-hydrolase, with translation MKSTTKFASILVILFTVYWSFKDIIPSEKQTSENLKESGFLVDNALYHLRNISKKSHHVGTKEHKEVQKYLVNELKKIGLTPEVQIQSVVNNKWRAGTTVENIIAKIEGTQEGKSLLLLSHYDSNPHSSLGASDAGSGIVTILEGVRAFLDKGIKPKNDIIVLFSDAEELGLLGAQAFVECHPLAKDIGLVLNFEARGSGGSSFMLMETNGKNQKLLSKFLNASPNYPAASSLMYSVYKKLPNDTDLTIFRENANINGFNFAFIDDHFDYHTAQDSYDRMNKESLLHQADYLVTTLKYFSEANLNDFHSNEDYIYLNFPFLKLLSYPFSWILPMLVVGFAALVLLILIGLKRGRITLQGMFKGFLPLLASLFIGGGISYLLWKLILVIHPKYNDILHGFTYNGHYYILATVFLSLWITFKIYNHFSKEKTTDLFIAPILLGLLINTLVYQYLQGAGFLIIPIYSSLLILSILIFMDIKKANKSLLFAIIGIPTVYIFSPMVELFPIALGLKILFVASILTILIIVFLLPIFHEQKQKNRLQSITGFATIIVFILAFYHSGFSVDKKFPNSLVYIQNQDSKEAYWGTYNKNLDNYTKQVFDKDYKEGSISFAEGKSKYNTLFNYHKKAKHVELKNSIVTIAKDTIIENLRHIDINILPQRAINKYELVNTTPLSIQKLTANNALVNKGQPFTNKGTLLIYQMGNTDTSLNLSFVLDKNETPNLTLNEISYDLLSNPSLNIQPRTEVMMPMPFVTNDAIISSRKIKL, from the coding sequence ATGAAATCAACCACCAAATTTGCTTCAATTCTCGTTATCCTTTTTACCGTTTATTGGAGTTTTAAAGACATTATTCCTTCAGAAAAACAAACCTCAGAAAACCTTAAAGAATCTGGATTTTTAGTAGACAATGCTTTATACCATCTTAGAAACATTTCTAAAAAATCTCATCATGTAGGTACTAAAGAACATAAAGAAGTTCAAAAATATTTAGTGAATGAATTAAAAAAAATCGGTCTTACCCCTGAAGTCCAAATTCAATCTGTAGTAAATAACAAATGGCGTGCTGGTACTACCGTAGAAAACATCATTGCTAAAATTGAAGGAACACAAGAAGGAAAATCGCTATTACTTTTAAGTCATTACGATTCAAACCCACATTCTTCTCTTGGCGCTAGTGATGCTGGATCTGGAATTGTTACCATTCTTGAAGGCGTTAGAGCTTTTTTAGATAAAGGTATAAAACCTAAAAATGATATCATTGTTCTTTTTTCTGATGCAGAAGAGCTTGGTTTATTGGGAGCTCAAGCATTTGTAGAATGCCATCCTTTAGCCAAAGACATAGGGCTAGTATTAAATTTTGAAGCTCGAGGTAGTGGAGGTTCTAGTTTTATGTTGATGGAAACCAATGGTAAAAATCAAAAATTATTATCTAAATTTTTAAATGCATCTCCAAATTATCCTGCCGCCAGTTCTTTAATGTATAGTGTATACAAAAAGCTACCAAACGACACAGATTTAACTATTTTTAGAGAAAATGCAAATATCAACGGATTCAATTTTGCTTTTATTGATGATCATTTTGACTATCATACCGCACAAGACTCTTATGATAGAATGAATAAAGAATCTTTATTGCACCAAGCAGATTATTTGGTAACCACATTGAAGTACTTTTCTGAAGCCAATTTAAATGACTTTCATAGTAATGAAGATTATATTTATTTAAACTTTCCCTTTTTAAAACTGTTAAGCTATCCTTTCAGTTGGATTTTGCCAATGCTGGTTGTAGGTTTTGCGGCTCTTGTACTTTTAATTCTTATTGGATTGAAAAGAGGAAGAATTACACTACAAGGCATGTTTAAAGGGTTTCTTCCTTTATTAGCTTCATTATTTATAGGAGGTGGTATTTCTTACCTGCTTTGGAAATTAATATTGGTAATTCATCCTAAATATAATGATATTTTACATGGTTTTACCTACAATGGTCATTACTATATTCTTGCCACAGTTTTTTTAAGCCTTTGGATTACTTTTAAAATTTACAATCATTTTAGTAAAGAAAAAACTACCGATTTATTTATTGCTCCTATTCTTCTAGGGCTACTTATCAATACATTGGTGTATCAATATTTACAAGGAGCTGGATTTTTGATTATCCCAATATATTCATCTCTTTTAATTTTGTCTATCCTAATTTTTATGGACATTAAAAAAGCGAATAAGTCCTTACTTTTTGCCATTATTGGTATTCCTACAGTATATATTTTTAGTCCAATGGTTGAATTATTTCCTATAGCGTTAGGATTAAAAATTCTATTCGTAGCTTCTATTTTAACCATTTTGATTATTGTTTTTTTATTACCAATTTTTCATGAACAAAAACAGAAAAATAGACTTCAATCTATAACTGGATTTGCTACGATTATTGTATTCATTCTTGCTTTTTACCATAGTGGGTTTTCTGTAGATAAAAAGTTTCCGAATAGTCTAGTATATATACAAAATCAAGACTCTAAAGAAGCCTATTGGGGAACTTACAATAAAAACTTAGATAATTATACAAAACAAGTATTTGATAAAGATTATAAAGAAGGAAGTATTTCTTTCGCAGAAGGAAAAAGTAAATATAATACCCTATTTAACTATCATAAAAAAGCAAAGCATGTTGAACTTAAAAACTCAATTGTTACCATTGCTAAAGATACCATAATAGAAAACCTAAGACATATTGATATTAATATTCTTCCACAGAGAGCAATAAATAAGTATGAATTAGTAAACACCACTCCTTTAAGCATACAGAAATTAACTGCCAACAATGCTTTAGTTAATAAAGGACAACCTTTTACCAATAAGGGTACCCTTTTAATATATCAAATGGGTAATACAGATACCAGCCTAAATCTTTCATTCGTATTAGATAAAAATGAAACACCTAATCTTACATTGAATGAAATTTCTTATGACTTATTATCGAACCCATCATTGAATATACAACCCAGAACAGAAGTAATGATGCCAATGCCGTTTGTTACCAATGATGCCATTATATCTTCTAGAAAGATAAAACTATAA
- a CDS encoding CBS domain-containing protein, protein MGIINFQGKRTNQPEKKSEPILVSDYMSKNLITFKENQPIEDVIDTLIQNKISGGPVVNEKNELIGIISEGDCMKQISESRYYNLPIDQNNTVGKAMIKEVETIDGNMNIFDAANKFLTSRRRRFPIVENGKLVGLISQKDVLKAAMKLKGNTWK, encoded by the coding sequence ATGGGGATAATAAACTTTCAAGGGAAAAGAACAAATCAACCTGAGAAAAAAAGTGAACCAATTTTAGTTTCTGACTACATGAGTAAGAACCTAATAACTTTTAAAGAGAATCAGCCGATAGAAGATGTGATAGATACCTTGATTCAAAATAAAATATCTGGTGGTCCTGTGGTAAATGAAAAGAATGAGTTGATTGGAATTATTTCTGAAGGAGATTGTATGAAACAAATATCTGAAAGTAGGTACTATAATTTACCGATTGATCAAAATAATACCGTTGGAAAAGCAATGATAAAAGAGGTAGAAACTATTGATGGGAATATGAATATTTTTGATGCTGCCAATAAATTTTTAACGTCTAGAAGAAGGAGATTTCCAATTGTAGAAAATGGAAAATTGGTTGGTTTAATTAGTCAAAAGGATGTTTTAAAAGCGGCAATGAAATTAAAAGGAAATACTTGGAAATAA
- a CDS encoding GNAT family N-acetyltransferase gives MTFYLETERLILREFQKQDTAGIFELDSNPEVHKYLGNRPITTYKQAEDIITFFEKQYRENGIGRFAAFEKASGEFIGWSGLKFNTGEREELNGFTEFIDIGYRLIPRFWGKGYASESAFACLDFGFKEMNYDIIYGAAETDNIGSNKILQKIGLQYVNDFIFEGHNAKWYELKKTDYER, from the coding sequence ATGACATTTTATCTAGAAACAGAACGGTTAATTTTACGTGAATTTCAAAAACAAGATACAGCAGGAATTTTTGAATTAGACTCAAACCCTGAAGTTCATAAATATCTTGGAAACCGCCCTATTACAACATATAAACAAGCAGAAGACATTATTACCTTTTTTGAAAAACAATACCGAGAAAATGGTATTGGAAGATTTGCTGCCTTTGAAAAAGCCTCTGGCGAATTTATAGGTTGGTCTGGATTAAAATTCAATACTGGAGAACGAGAAGAACTAAATGGCTTTACTGAGTTTATTGATATAGGCTATCGTTTAATTCCTAGATTCTGGGGAAAAGGATATGCCTCAGAGTCGGCCTTTGCTTGTTTAGATTTTGGCTTTAAAGAAATGAACTACGACATCATTTATGGAGCCGCTGAAACCGACAATATTGGATCGAATAAAATCTTGCAAAAAATCGGTCTGCAATATGTCAACGACTTTATTTTCGAAGGACATAACGCAAAATGGTATGAACTAAAAAAAACAGACTATGAGCGATAA